The following proteins come from a genomic window of Salinivibrio kushneri:
- a CDS encoding EAL domain-containing protein — translation MTRKPFVTLHSKAALIFILGLLAIFISSLLVTRSFFLFGISHLEDIEIARSNDQAQAVIERLINNQAEYAIDWAHWDDTYELVNGRNPDFAARNLADASLESLGLNLMGFADLNGKVIEAKVLDEADEHAFISDIYQSAPMHNHITQRWSNQRQALAGLLELRGRIWVISVSPIRDSAGQAEAAGWMIWGQALTGRFPSAYENILAGKNTLVTTKSIYANTELPSITRDNDYIARLSPLHDLNGDLVAILKTKEPRRYYQQGKQVFYYLILALVIISALIGGSVYLLYRRKVTKPFISFERDVSALLGDAASPTKSKDTFTRITQQIEALAQSSSQTEQQLKEALSKFDALYHSQHLGMIVLEGEEIVDVNQALLQLLGHQRNTLLHRSFATLVINDESALKQLMQFEQHPERETTHFETTLQSAAGQPLNCAIEVIRLERQENGAIMLAVKDMSQQKRQAALIETLSQHDTLSGLLNRPATIKALNEALSGPSSVSTIYFIATRLREIYEIYGHAAYDGAVKHIADSLSHRFHGATVGRLSENEFVIFSHSNDDNKLINEANDVLRDSTNHSTITDTEFDIGLKAAFVHSHLQFEHFEALVHCGFYAIEQQHGPKQHVIIVDDALAQAAQETLVINRNLVAALKNHEFTAFFQPIVNATSNQVIGFEALARWHHPALGMISPGIFIPLAEKHKLIIELDELVLEKACAFLQQIQQHWSKQSQHRLTIHINLSSPHFGAKSLVTNLKRLIQQYQLAPGQLVLEVTESILLGADQETIKRMHDLKALGVQLALDDFGTGYSSFSSLCNFPLDIVKLDKSYMSEIETNEKAKTLVRSIINMAQELGMTTVAEGVETASQLRIVNVWRVDEIQGFYFFKPMSAEQAISTFAHNK, via the coding sequence ATGACTCGTAAGCCGTTTGTCACACTGCATAGCAAAGCCGCACTCATTTTTATTTTGGGCTTGTTAGCGATTTTTATTAGTAGCCTCCTGGTGACACGGTCCTTTTTTCTTTTCGGTATCAGCCATTTAGAAGATATTGAGATTGCTCGATCCAATGATCAAGCTCAGGCCGTTATCGAACGGCTCATTAATAATCAAGCAGAATACGCTATCGATTGGGCGCATTGGGACGATACCTACGAATTGGTTAACGGACGCAATCCCGACTTTGCAGCAAGAAACTTAGCGGACGCCAGCTTAGAGTCCTTGGGACTCAATCTGATGGGGTTTGCTGATTTAAACGGGAAAGTGATCGAAGCTAAAGTATTGGATGAAGCGGACGAGCATGCTTTTATCTCCGACATATATCAATCGGCGCCGATGCACAACCACATCACCCAAAGATGGAGCAATCAACGACAAGCCTTAGCTGGCTTACTTGAACTGCGCGGAAGAATATGGGTGATCAGTGTCAGTCCAATCAGAGACAGCGCAGGGCAGGCTGAAGCTGCTGGTTGGATGATATGGGGCCAAGCACTGACGGGACGTTTCCCATCTGCCTATGAGAATATTTTGGCGGGTAAAAACACCCTCGTTACGACAAAGTCAATTTACGCAAACACCGAGCTTCCTTCTATTACAAGGGATAATGACTATATTGCACGCCTAAGCCCCCTACACGACCTTAATGGCGACCTGGTCGCCATTTTAAAAACCAAAGAGCCACGCCGCTATTACCAGCAAGGTAAGCAAGTGTTCTATTACTTGATTCTCGCGTTGGTTATCATCAGCGCACTCATTGGCGGCTCGGTATATCTCCTTTATCGACGAAAAGTGACTAAGCCGTTTATCTCGTTCGAGCGTGACGTGAGTGCCTTACTGGGTGATGCTGCGTCTCCAACCAAATCAAAAGACACATTCACACGCATTACCCAACAAATTGAGGCCTTAGCTCAGTCTTCGTCGCAAACAGAGCAGCAGTTAAAAGAGGCATTATCAAAATTCGATGCGTTATATCACAGCCAACATTTGGGGATGATTGTCTTAGAAGGAGAAGAGATTGTTGATGTCAACCAGGCGCTTTTACAGTTGCTTGGTCATCAGCGTAATACCTTACTGCATCGTTCTTTTGCGACGCTGGTAATCAATGATGAGTCTGCACTTAAGCAACTGATGCAATTTGAGCAACACCCCGAGCGTGAGACAACCCACTTTGAAACCACCTTACAAAGTGCCGCAGGGCAACCTTTAAATTGCGCCATAGAGGTGATCCGCCTCGAGCGACAAGAAAACGGGGCCATCATGCTTGCCGTTAAAGACATGAGTCAACAAAAGCGACAAGCTGCCTTGATTGAAACCTTGTCGCAGCATGACACCTTATCAGGACTGCTCAATCGGCCGGCAACCATTAAAGCATTAAACGAGGCCTTGTCTGGACCTAGCTCTGTTTCCACTATCTACTTTATTGCCACTCGGCTACGTGAAATCTATGAAATATACGGCCATGCCGCTTATGACGGAGCAGTGAAACACATTGCTGACAGCCTCAGCCACCGTTTTCACGGTGCAACTGTGGGGCGTTTGAGTGAAAATGAGTTTGTGATCTTTAGCCATAGCAACGACGATAACAAACTCATTAATGAAGCCAACGATGTGCTAAGAGACAGTACCAACCATTCGACCATCACCGATACCGAGTTTGATATTGGCTTAAAAGCCGCGTTCGTTCATTCCCACCTTCAATTTGAGCACTTCGAGGCACTGGTGCACTGTGGCTTTTATGCGATAGAACAACAGCATGGGCCCAAGCAACATGTCATTATCGTAGACGATGCTCTCGCTCAAGCAGCTCAAGAGACCTTGGTGATCAACCGGAACCTCGTTGCGGCGCTCAAAAATCATGAGTTTACCGCTTTCTTTCAACCCATTGTCAATGCGACATCCAATCAAGTGATCGGCTTTGAAGCATTAGCTCGCTGGCATCATCCGGCCCTGGGCATGATTTCGCCTGGCATCTTTATACCATTAGCGGAAAAACACAAACTCATTATTGAACTCGACGAGCTGGTGCTAGAGAAAGCGTGTGCCTTTTTACAACAAATTCAACAGCACTGGAGCAAGCAGTCACAACATCGCCTTACCATTCACATCAATTTGTCGAGCCCACACTTCGGCGCGAAGTCTCTCGTCACCAATCTCAAACGGCTTATTCAGCAGTATCAATTAGCACCTGGACAGCTGGTATTAGAGGTCACTGAAAGTATTTTGCTTGGTGCCGATCAGGAAACAATAAAACGGATGCACGATCTTAAAGCGCTTGGCGTCCAGCTTGCACTCGATGACTTTGGCACCGGCTACTCGTCCTTCAGCTCTTTGTGCAATTTCCCGCTCGATATTGTCAAACTCGACAAGTCTTATATGAGTGAAATTGAGACTAATGAAAAAGCAAAAACACTGGTACGCAGCATCATCAACATGGCACAAGAGTTAGGAATGACTACCGTAGCTGAAGGTGTCGAAACCGCCTCACAACTGCGCATTGTTAATGTGTGGCGCGTCGATGAAATTCAAGGGTTTTACTTCTTTAAACCCATGAGTGCGGAGCAAGCGATAAGCACGTTTGCTCACAACAAATAA
- a CDS encoding PhnA domain-containing protein: MSIEQTLQARSGGQCELCTSQDNLSVYEVPYSPDTTANSCVLVCGTCHDQLQHPDNMDVNHWRCLNDSMWSQEPAVQVVAYRQLSRLSSESWAQDNLDMMYMEDDVRKWAETGQDIEEVKVLDANGVALQKGDDVTVIKDLPVKGSSQVIKQGTVIRGINLTDDPTHVQGKVNGQTLFVIAEFCRRK; encoded by the coding sequence ATGAGTATTGAACAAACGCTTCAGGCGCGCAGTGGCGGCCAATGTGAACTCTGCACCAGCCAAGACAACTTATCTGTGTATGAAGTCCCATATTCGCCCGACACCACAGCGAACAGTTGCGTATTGGTTTGTGGCACGTGTCACGACCAACTGCAACACCCAGACAATATGGATGTGAACCACTGGCGCTGCCTGAACGATAGTATGTGGAGCCAAGAGCCAGCGGTACAAGTCGTTGCCTACCGTCAGCTTTCTCGTCTTTCTAGCGAAAGCTGGGCGCAAGATAATCTCGATATGATGTATATGGAAGACGATGTCCGCAAGTGGGCAGAAACCGGTCAAGATATCGAAGAAGTCAAAGTATTGGACGCTAACGGCGTGGCACTGCAAAAAGGCGACGACGTGACCGTGATTAAAGATTTGCCTGTTAAAGGTTCAAGCCAGGTGATCAAACAGGGCACGGTAATCCGCGGCATTAATTTGACCGATGACCCTACCCACGTGCAGGGAAAAGTAAACGGCCAAACCCTGTTTGTGATTGCAGAGTTCTGCCGTCGTAAATAA
- a CDS encoding glycogen debranching protein: MSVCFPSPYVLGAQLHPSGCRFALHAPDQDCVHLLLWHQEHQPQRIAMYEYKRGYWTRDVADVVAGQEYSFEVSHDGQTWCVADPYAQAISGPLTYQPPYTPSQSTQVARCQVVDHESFDWQGVSSPQRSMCDTVIFETHVKGLTQQHPDVPPAQQGRYLGLVSSAVLAFYQQHQINCLQLLPITCCLPEPHLLSQQKTNYWGYNPYVWMAPDPRYAKKNAVDELKTAIRELHRHDIEVILDVVFNHTAEGGEGGPILHYKALDHAMYLQDGQQLCNHTGCGNTIDIRHPAALKQVLDTLRVWVTDYHVDGFRFDLAATLGRDGDAFNPHSAFFLAIAQDPILSKVKLIAEPWDIGPDGYQLGQFPINWAECNDKIRDTTRSLWRGEPGILQDFATRLMGSRDVFSAAHWPDHLPINYVTYHDGFTLQDAVSYAKRHNHANGENNRDGHGDNRSANYGVEGPTNNPDIIEIRTRQKRNMMASILFSLGTPHILMADVLGHSQQGNNNAYCQDNPISWLNWQTQDHAWSNWLATMIARRNAILPRFIDALSGTQRHCNQIVWRHPNGDPIQDHQWPSLQTLNCQITIGAHHPDAGQSMLIAINSSDTAHNLRLPPNHQWRIVCDTATNETTITTPEPSLILADKSFLVCIDGDWL; the protein is encoded by the coding sequence ATGTCGGTTTGTTTCCCATCCCCTTATGTATTAGGGGCGCAATTACACCCATCAGGCTGTCGGTTTGCGCTGCATGCACCAGACCAGGACTGCGTACATTTACTATTGTGGCATCAAGAGCACCAACCACAGCGGATCGCTATGTACGAATATAAGCGTGGTTATTGGACGAGAGATGTCGCTGATGTCGTCGCAGGGCAAGAATACAGTTTTGAGGTCTCACATGATGGCCAAACATGGTGCGTCGCAGATCCTTATGCGCAGGCCATTTCCGGCCCTTTAACCTATCAGCCTCCCTATACCCCATCGCAAAGCACACAGGTGGCGCGTTGCCAAGTCGTCGATCATGAGTCTTTTGATTGGCAAGGCGTATCATCGCCCCAACGCTCAATGTGCGACACGGTGATTTTCGAAACCCATGTTAAAGGACTAACTCAACAACACCCAGATGTCCCGCCAGCGCAGCAAGGACGCTATTTAGGCTTAGTGTCATCAGCGGTGTTGGCGTTCTATCAACAACATCAGATTAATTGCCTGCAACTGCTACCGATTACCTGTTGCTTACCGGAGCCGCATTTACTCAGCCAGCAAAAAACCAACTACTGGGGCTACAACCCATACGTTTGGATGGCACCGGATCCACGTTACGCGAAGAAAAATGCGGTTGACGAGCTGAAAACGGCAATACGCGAACTACACCGCCACGACATCGAAGTCATTTTAGACGTGGTATTTAATCATACGGCGGAAGGCGGAGAAGGTGGGCCGATTCTTCATTACAAAGCGCTTGATCATGCCATGTACCTCCAGGATGGCCAACAACTGTGCAACCATACCGGCTGTGGCAATACCATTGATATACGCCACCCTGCTGCACTGAAGCAGGTGCTCGACACCTTACGGGTGTGGGTCACCGACTATCACGTGGATGGGTTTCGGTTCGATCTCGCCGCTACCTTGGGGCGAGACGGCGATGCCTTTAACCCCCACAGTGCATTTTTCCTCGCCATTGCCCAGGATCCGATCCTTTCTAAGGTCAAGTTGATTGCGGAACCCTGGGATATAGGCCCCGATGGGTATCAGCTAGGACAATTTCCGATTAACTGGGCTGAATGTAACGATAAAATACGCGATACCACGCGCAGCTTGTGGCGAGGAGAACCAGGCATACTGCAAGATTTCGCTACGCGATTGATGGGATCGCGCGACGTTTTCAGCGCGGCGCATTGGCCCGATCATTTGCCGATTAACTATGTAACCTATCATGATGGTTTTACCCTGCAGGATGCGGTCAGTTATGCCAAGCGGCATAACCATGCCAATGGCGAGAACAACCGAGATGGCCATGGCGATAATCGCTCCGCCAACTATGGTGTCGAGGGGCCGACAAACAATCCTGACATTATTGAGATAAGGACTCGGCAAAAACGGAATATGATGGCGAGCATCCTCTTCTCGCTGGGGACGCCGCACATTCTAATGGCCGATGTTTTAGGGCACTCACAACAGGGAAACAACAATGCCTATTGCCAAGACAACCCCATCAGTTGGTTAAACTGGCAAACGCAGGATCACGCTTGGTCAAACTGGCTAGCCACCATGATTGCACGCCGCAATGCCATTTTACCGCGCTTTATCGATGCGTTGAGTGGCACACAGCGTCATTGCAATCAGATTGTGTGGCGACACCCGAATGGCGATCCGATTCAAGATCATCAATGGCCAAGCCTGCAAACACTCAACTGTCAGATCACGATAGGCGCGCATCACCCTGACGCGGGTCAATCGATGCTCATTGCCATTAACAGCAGCGACACCGCGCACAACCTACGGCTTCCACCAAATCATCAGTGGCGTATTGTCTGTGACACCGCAACTAATGAAACGACCATCACCACACCCGAGCCATCCCTGATATTGGCAGACAAGAGCTTTTTAGTCTGCATTGACGGTGACTGGCTGTAG
- a CDS encoding MalM family protein — MNKKVLFISGLLLLNGCSTFVDDQYQVAPTGKAVTQIEKAKQLPITMDKEIKIAVTEQTQVLDIDSIDSPSVIFELPMVKNGLAINIEAEINDSVFVPSAKVINQSGEIRAALGDSDLVYLKPRLADGNRLQGNIKVHPQMGDSALYLVIFTDKDKLNETVAVSHPAKLDAEGRGNYLPEVDDIQVPRALTGTFSIEATALGSRTSDQTIVLPALSATERPQQESVSFYHQAIRAAIADSDVDKAMGLLRDAEQLGITDADQVFRDAMKAQLDKQ; from the coding sequence ATGAATAAGAAAGTGTTATTTATTTCTGGATTATTACTGCTTAACGGGTGCTCGACGTTTGTTGATGACCAATATCAGGTTGCACCGACGGGAAAGGCAGTGACGCAGATTGAAAAAGCGAAACAATTGCCTATAACAATGGATAAAGAGATAAAAATAGCGGTCACAGAGCAAACACAAGTCCTCGATATCGATAGCATTGATAGCCCTAGCGTCATTTTTGAATTACCGATGGTAAAAAATGGATTAGCTATCAATATTGAGGCAGAAATCAACGATAGTGTTTTTGTCCCAAGTGCCAAGGTGATTAATCAGTCTGGCGAGATTCGCGCCGCGCTCGGAGATAGTGATTTAGTGTATCTAAAACCCCGCTTAGCCGATGGCAACCGCTTGCAAGGGAATATTAAAGTGCATCCACAAATGGGTGATAGTGCACTTTATTTGGTTATTTTTACCGACAAAGACAAACTTAATGAAACTGTAGCGGTCAGCCATCCAGCGAAACTGGACGCAGAGGGAAGAGGGAATTACTTACCTGAAGTGGACGATATTCAAGTACCGCGCGCGTTGACCGGCACATTTTCCATCGAAGCAACCGCATTGGGATCACGTACCAGTGATCAGACTATCGTCCTGCCCGCGCTCTCGGCCACTGAACGTCCGCAACAAGAAAGCGTTAGCTTTTATCACCAGGCTATTCGGGCCGCCATTGCAGATAGCGATGTCGACAAAGCAATGGGATTGCTGCGTGATGCGGAGCAATTGGGTATTACTGACGCTGACCAAGTCTTTCGTGACGCGATGAAAGCACAATTAGACAAGCAGTAA
- a CDS encoding TM2 domain-containing protein, whose product MTNTTPAPEKEVKSFKPKNRIIALILGMFLGFVGADRFYLGKPGSGLLKACTLGGFGIWWFIDNALLMVDLMGHSLGKDTGIVKDGNGNELQFGFSMYRFKDGKLERDWK is encoded by the coding sequence ATGACAAATACAACACCTGCGCCAGAGAAAGAAGTGAAGAGTTTTAAACCCAAAAATAGAATAATTGCACTAATTCTAGGTATGTTTTTAGGGTTTGTCGGCGCAGATAGATTCTATCTAGGCAAACCTGGCTCCGGATTACTGAAAGCCTGCACGTTGGGTGGCTTTGGTATATGGTGGTTTATTGATAATGCATTACTAATGGTTGACTTAATGGGTCATAGCCTAGGAAAAGATACTGGGATCGTCAAAGATGGTAATGGTAATGAACTACAGTTCGGGTTCTCAATGTACCGTTTCAAAGACGGAAAGTTAGAACGTGACTGGAAGTAG
- a CDS encoding L-cystine transporter, whose product MTVILLNLIAFALLLAVLVKLHKQQKSLSTRVFTGLGLGVAFGAALQALYGADGAITRETINYINIVGSGYVSLLKMIIMPLITVSIIGAILKVKDSGSLGKISSLNIGILLATTAASALIGVLVSNLFGLSAQDIVQGAREMARGAALEQRLGSVEDLSLADMVISFFPQNPFADLAGSRPTSTIAVVIFSALVGIAGVTLSRTQPELGERFERFMDVAQELVRTLVRMIIGLTPYGILALMSKVVAGSNVSEILELANFVAASYVGLGAILVMHLVLIGLVGMSPIQYLKKVLPVLTFAFTSRSSAATIPLNIDSQMKNLGNDPASANFSASFGATMGQNGCAGLYPAMLAVMIAPTIGINPLDPGFIATLVAIVTVSSFGIAGVGGGATFAALIVLSALDMPVALAGLLISIEPLIDMGRTAVNVSGSMTAGTLTSRLTGGQDKTIFDHHEVVKQDTANA is encoded by the coding sequence ATGACAGTTATCCTTTTAAACCTGATCGCTTTTGCGCTGTTGCTGGCGGTGCTTGTCAAATTGCACAAGCAACAAAAATCTTTATCCACACGAGTGTTTACTGGCCTCGGCCTGGGGGTGGCATTCGGTGCCGCGCTACAAGCGTTATACGGTGCTGACGGCGCGATCACGCGCGAGACCATCAACTATATCAATATCGTCGGCTCAGGCTACGTCAGCCTACTCAAAATGATCATCATGCCGTTGATCACCGTGTCGATTATTGGCGCAATTTTGAAAGTGAAAGACTCAGGTTCCCTGGGCAAAATCTCTAGCTTAAACATCGGCATTTTGCTGGCCACGACCGCAGCTTCCGCACTCATTGGTGTGCTTGTTAGCAACTTGTTTGGGCTATCTGCGCAAGATATCGTACAAGGTGCGCGAGAGATGGCGCGCGGCGCCGCCCTAGAGCAGCGCTTGGGCTCGGTCGAAGACTTATCATTGGCCGATATGGTTATCTCTTTCTTCCCGCAAAACCCATTTGCGGATTTGGCCGGTAGCCGTCCAACCTCGACCATCGCTGTGGTGATTTTCTCTGCCCTCGTGGGTATCGCTGGTGTCACATTGTCGCGCACTCAGCCTGAGCTTGGTGAGCGTTTTGAGCGCTTTATGGATGTGGCTCAGGAATTAGTGCGCACGCTCGTACGAATGATCATCGGCCTCACTCCCTACGGTATTTTGGCTTTGATGAGCAAAGTGGTTGCCGGCTCAAACGTAAGTGAGATTCTTGAGCTTGCCAACTTTGTTGCCGCCTCTTATGTCGGCTTAGGTGCCATCTTGGTCATGCACCTGGTATTGATTGGCCTTGTCGGTATGAGCCCGATTCAATACCTGAAAAAAGTGCTCCCTGTACTGACGTTTGCCTTTACATCTCGCTCAAGCGCGGCCACGATTCCGCTCAATATCGATTCGCAAATGAAGAACTTGGGTAACGATCCGGCCAGCGCCAACTTCTCAGCCTCATTCGGTGCCACCATGGGTCAAAATGGCTGTGCCGGCTTGTATCCAGCTATGCTGGCAGTGATGATTGCGCCAACCATTGGCATTAATCCACTCGATCCGGGCTTTATCGCCACCTTGGTTGCGATTGTCACCGTCAGTTCATTCGGCATTGCCGGTGTGGGCGGCGGCGCGACCTTTGCGGCACTGATTGTACTCTCGGCACTAGATATGCCAGTAGCGCTAGCGGGTCTGTTGATTTCTATCGAACCATTAATCGATATGGGTCGTACCGCTGTGAACGTGAGCGGCTCTATGACGGCCGGTACCCTTACCTCTCGATTGACCGGTGGCCAAGATAAGACCATCTTCGATCACCATGAAGTGGTGAAACAAGACACGGCAAATGCCTAA
- the lamB gene encoding maltoporin LamB, whose protein sequence is MRKVSLIAAAVAAAVTATSAFAVDFNGYARAGAAIGGDGAGDSAFEKNKVGRLGNEDDNYYEFGFSEELQTGEQSWKLESMIASSDKGQNGWEDSEINVAQFNVQAKGVIASDPEAVIWAGKRYYQRKDIHITDFYFLNTSGTGGGIENISLGDQKLSLAFVQDGENDQSSGYIFDARLANIGLWEDASLELATAYNFATEKDDQTEAADDGIMLTGIVHQNMDNGFNQTILQYGSAGYGDQIAGFGSGAWYSRGSDDKNDAKGYRIINWGVMNVGSSMELGHQLSYHNGSDLTDGEGDSDMFTAVVRPVYKWNDTMRTIGEVGFFDGENQGTDQGGHKFTLAQAWAMGDSFWSRPEIRFYGTYITDEEGDTFGDKGDSEFVTGVQLEAWW, encoded by the coding sequence ATGAGAAAAGTAAGTTTAATTGCGGCGGCTGTCGCAGCTGCTGTCACTGCCACCTCAGCGTTCGCTGTAGATTTTAATGGTTATGCTCGTGCGGGTGCTGCGATCGGTGGTGATGGTGCAGGTGATAGTGCTTTTGAAAAGAATAAAGTTGGTCGTTTGGGTAATGAAGACGACAACTATTACGAGTTCGGCTTTTCAGAAGAGCTTCAAACGGGTGAGCAATCATGGAAGCTGGAATCGATGATTGCCTCTAGTGATAAAGGCCAAAATGGTTGGGAAGATAGCGAAATTAATGTCGCGCAGTTTAATGTCCAAGCCAAAGGTGTGATTGCATCCGACCCTGAAGCCGTTATTTGGGCGGGTAAGCGCTATTATCAACGTAAAGATATCCACATTACTGACTTCTATTTCTTGAATACCTCAGGTACCGGTGGTGGTATTGAAAATATTTCACTTGGCGATCAAAAACTTTCTTTAGCGTTTGTTCAAGATGGAGAAAATGATCAGTCTTCAGGCTATATTTTTGATGCGCGCTTAGCCAATATCGGCTTGTGGGAAGACGCTAGTTTAGAGCTCGCCACGGCCTATAACTTTGCGACCGAAAAAGATGACCAAACCGAAGCCGCTGATGATGGTATTATGCTTACCGGTATTGTGCATCAAAATATGGACAACGGCTTCAACCAAACAATCTTGCAATATGGCTCTGCAGGATACGGGGATCAGATTGCTGGCTTTGGATCTGGTGCATGGTACAGCCGCGGCTCCGACGATAAAAACGATGCGAAAGGCTACCGTATTATCAACTGGGGTGTGATGAATGTTGGGTCGTCGATGGAACTCGGCCATCAGCTCTCTTATCATAATGGCTCGGATTTGACAGATGGTGAGGGTGACTCTGATATGTTCACCGCGGTTGTGCGCCCTGTTTATAAGTGGAACGACACGATGCGTACCATCGGTGAGGTCGGCTTCTTTGATGGAGAAAATCAAGGAACAGACCAAGGAGGCCACAAGTTTACTTTAGCTCAAGCTTGGGCAATGGGTGACAGCTTCTGGTCGCGTCCTGAGATTCGCTTCTACGGTACGTATATTACCGATGAAGAAGGAGATACGTTTGGTGACAAAGGTGACTCAGAGTTCGTAACGGGTGTGCAATTGGAAGCTTGGTGGTAA
- a CDS encoding methyl-accepting chemotaxis protein, translating to MQNRATAISEEIHAYIASPLDTVRTIAQIYTSEAEKNKSARILDRDDIPRIMYSILKRQPEWHNIYTEWQKNVLGADAFYYGDPTSAADGRYVPSVSVDKSGEMRLTAAQNFSETNPWYQCPVSTQKDCITDPRTAEIKGNTQTVFDVTTPVFRFDKTVAMVGSTLTTAQIQSILAKRADSNGELFVVSQDGRVVASTDQQVQHGAAVSKLSSPAYHFLAKLQNQSHKSQFKQTDSHFYVSQPIEFGNMPQTWSVMIVTPKQAAMAPVTQLNQMMTDAESDIQNTIYWVSGLVLILAFGIIQVVIRRQLAPLTSVEHSIQAIAQGGGDLTQRLSVNGKTEIDRIKQSVNQMLDALQSMVGQIQQAGGRLSDTSTTANNAITDAHQALSDNTETLHQAATAMEQLTATSKDVATNSEASQEKNAAVVSSLNQCMENVSNNVARNQTANTDLQKANSFVSEVKASGSDIAALLDDIRGISDQTNLLALNAAIESARAGEAGRGFAVVADEVRALAQHSQKSVDQIVSTLETFNQLLTDIEAVIQQGERGAAEGYQASVSVQETLNEIVDLVQQLGDINYQTAGAAEEQSAVSQQVAENIQALSQRIEQTLSLSEQAQGANQTLNHEAKTIRQLVDTFTV from the coding sequence ATGCAAAATCGTGCAACAGCGATTAGCGAGGAGATCCATGCGTATATTGCCTCTCCCCTCGACACGGTACGGACTATCGCTCAAATTTATACCTCAGAAGCGGAAAAGAATAAGTCAGCACGGATCCTCGACCGAGATGATATACCTCGGATCATGTATTCGATTTTGAAACGCCAACCTGAATGGCACAACATCTACACCGAGTGGCAAAAAAACGTGTTGGGCGCCGATGCTTTTTACTACGGCGACCCAACAAGCGCTGCAGATGGGCGCTATGTGCCGTCTGTGTCGGTGGATAAGAGCGGGGAAATGCGCCTGACCGCTGCGCAAAATTTTTCTGAAACCAATCCTTGGTATCAATGCCCGGTGAGCACACAAAAAGATTGTATCACCGACCCAAGAACGGCTGAGATTAAGGGAAACACCCAAACGGTGTTTGATGTGACAACCCCCGTTTTCCGTTTCGATAAAACCGTCGCCATGGTGGGTAGTACACTGACTACGGCACAAATCCAGTCCATTCTCGCCAAACGTGCGGACAGTAACGGTGAACTGTTTGTTGTCAGCCAAGATGGACGAGTCGTTGCCAGCACCGATCAACAGGTCCAGCATGGTGCCGCGGTCTCCAAGCTATCCTCTCCCGCGTATCACTTTCTTGCCAAGCTCCAGAACCAAAGCCATAAAAGCCAATTCAAACAAACCGATTCACACTTTTACGTATCGCAACCTATCGAATTTGGCAATATGCCTCAGACGTGGTCAGTGATGATTGTGACCCCCAAACAGGCCGCAATGGCCCCAGTCACACAACTGAATCAGATGATGACAGACGCCGAAAGCGATATTCAAAACACCATTTATTGGGTAAGTGGCCTCGTCCTTATTCTCGCTTTTGGGATCATTCAAGTCGTCATCAGACGCCAATTGGCGCCGTTAACCAGCGTGGAACACTCTATTCAAGCGATAGCCCAAGGTGGTGGCGACTTAACTCAGCGCTTGTCGGTTAATGGTAAGACCGAGATTGATCGTATCAAACAGTCAGTCAATCAGATGCTGGATGCGCTGCAATCAATGGTGGGACAAATTCAACAAGCGGGTGGACGCTTATCCGACACATCAACGACAGCCAATAACGCCATTACCGATGCCCACCAAGCCCTGTCTGATAATACCGAGACATTACACCAAGCCGCGACGGCGATGGAGCAACTGACTGCGACCTCAAAAGATGTGGCAACCAACTCTGAAGCCTCCCAAGAGAAAAACGCCGCAGTCGTCTCATCGCTGAATCAATGCATGGAGAATGTTTCTAACAATGTGGCACGTAACCAAACTGCCAACACGGATCTGCAAAAAGCCAACAGTTTTGTCAGCGAAGTCAAAGCCAGTGGTAGCGATATTGCCGCTTTACTCGACGACATTCGCGGCATCTCAGATCAAACCAACTTGCTAGCGCTCAATGCCGCGATTGAGTCGGCTCGCGCCGGTGAAGCTGGCCGAGGGTTTGCGGTGGTCGCTGACGAGGTGCGCGCCTTGGCCCAGCACTCACAAAAATCTGTCGACCAAATCGTCTCGACGCTTGAGACCTTCAACCAACTCCTTACCGATATTGAAGCCGTCATCCAACAAGGTGAGCGTGGTGCGGCGGAGGGTTATCAAGCGAGTGTTTCCGTGCAGGAGACCTTAAACGAAATTGTTGATTTGGTGCAGCAGCTAGGCGATATCAATTATCAAACCGCAGGCGCGGCGGAAGAACAAAGTGCTGTCTCTCAGCAGGTGGCCGAAAATATCCAAGCCCTTTCGCAACGTATTGAACAAACTTTATCACTCAGCGAGCAAGCGCAAGGCGCAAACCAAACCCTCAACCACGAGGCCAAAACGATTCGCCAGCTGGTCGATACGTTTACCGTTTAG